In Symmachiella dynata, the following are encoded in one genomic region:
- a CDS encoding pyridoxal phosphate-dependent aminotransferase gives MKISASIRSLKPSATIAAAAKAKELKNKGVKVYEFTLGEPDFTTPQHIQDAAIAAMKAGHTHYTPSGGIAELKQAICSAYERDHGLQYQPSEVLVSNGAKHSIHNLLTATCEPGDEVIIPTPYWVSYSALVELTGATPVMVDTTEESGFCMSAEQFESAITEKTRLMMLNNPCNPTGAAYPVKALEAIAQVAVERDVLVMSDEIYEKLIYEGSEFRSLPTLREGMWDRTVVVSGVSKAYAMTGWRIGWAMGPAEVIKAMDKLQSQETSNPCSISQYAAIAALNGPQECVEEMRKEFAVRREYVLERLRALPQVTFAEPGGAFYAFFNVAAHFGRPLGGGKVVDNASDFCTALLEEAHVALVTGDAFGAPGYVRLSFATDMETLKAGFDRLEAFLSA, from the coding sequence ATGAAGATCTCCGCGTCCATTCGCTCCCTGAAACCATCCGCCACGATTGCCGCGGCCGCTAAGGCCAAAGAGCTGAAAAACAAGGGCGTTAAGGTCTATGAATTCACGCTAGGCGAACCGGACTTCACCACCCCGCAGCACATACAAGACGCGGCCATCGCCGCCATGAAAGCCGGCCATACGCACTACACCCCCTCAGGGGGAATCGCTGAATTGAAGCAGGCGATCTGTAGCGCTTACGAACGGGATCACGGTCTGCAGTATCAGCCCAGCGAGGTTCTGGTCTCCAATGGCGCCAAACACTCGATCCACAATCTGCTCACCGCCACCTGCGAACCGGGCGACGAAGTCATCATCCCCACCCCCTACTGGGTCAGCTACAGCGCCCTGGTCGAACTGACCGGCGCGACCCCGGTGATGGTCGACACGACTGAGGAGAGTGGATTTTGCATGTCGGCTGAGCAATTCGAGTCTGCCATCACTGAAAAGACGCGACTGATGATGCTCAACAACCCCTGCAATCCCACCGGCGCCGCCTATCCGGTCAAGGCATTGGAGGCCATTGCCCAAGTCGCCGTCGAACGCGACGTGCTGGTCATGTCGGACGAGATCTATGAAAAACTGATCTACGAAGGCTCCGAGTTCCGCTCGCTCCCCACGCTCCGTGAAGGGATGTGGGATCGAACGGTGGTGGTGAGTGGTGTGAGCAAAGCCTATGCGATGACCGGTTGGCGGATTGGTTGGGCGATGGGCCCGGCGGAGGTCATCAAGGCGATGGACAAGCTACAAAGTCAGGAAACCTCGAACCCCTGCAGCATCAGCCAGTACGCAGCCATTGCCGCATTAAACGGGCCGCAAGAGTGCGTGGAAGAGATGCGCAAAGAATTCGCCGTGCGACGGGAATATGTGCTTGAGCGGTTGCGCGCCTTGCCGCAGGTGACCTTCGCCGAGCCGGGAGGCGCGTTTTACGCGTTCTTTAATGTCGCAGCACATTTCGGTCGGCCGTTGGGCGGTGGTAAAGTCGTCGACAATGCCAGCGATTTCTGTACCGCATTGTTGGAAGAAGCGCACGTCGCCCTGGTGACGGGCGATGCCTTTGGTGCTCCGGGATACGTCCGGTTGTCGTTTGCGACCGACATGGAGACGCTCAAGGCGGGCTTTGATCGGCTCGAGGCGTTTTTGTCGGCCTGA
- the ispF gene encoding 2-C-methyl-D-erythritol 2,4-cyclodiphosphate synthase has product MNPPDLRVGMGHDTHRLEMGRPLVLGGVSVEFDHGLAGHSDADVLLHAIIDALLGAAGMGDIGEEFPNTDAQFAGIDSAELLKRTWEKVRAERWQLMNLDCTIHAQQPKLAPYKPQIHRRLAELLGIAEAVVNVKAKTGEHVGPIGRGESMDATAVVLLWRENS; this is encoded by the coding sequence ATGAATCCGCCAGATCTCCGTGTGGGGATGGGTCACGATACGCACCGACTGGAAATGGGACGCCCATTGGTGCTGGGTGGTGTGTCGGTCGAATTCGATCATGGACTGGCCGGTCACAGCGACGCCGATGTGTTACTGCACGCAATCATCGATGCCCTGCTGGGAGCAGCCGGAATGGGCGACATCGGTGAGGAATTTCCCAATACCGATGCCCAGTTTGCCGGGATCGATTCGGCGGAGTTATTAAAGCGGACCTGGGAAAAGGTCCGTGCTGAGCGTTGGCAACTCATGAACTTGGATTGCACGATTCACGCCCAACAACCTAAGCTCGCACCCTACAAACCACAAATTCATCGACGCTTGGCCGAACTGTTGGGCATTGCTGAAGCGGTGGTCAACGTGAAAGCCAAAACCGGCGAACACGTGGGGCCGATCGGTCGCGGCGAATCGATGGATGCGACAGCGGTGGTTTTGTTGTGGCGAGAGAATTCTTAA
- the cysS gene encoding cysteine--tRNA ligase: MTLRVYNTLTRQKEDFQTVVPGKVGMYLCGPTVYKPAHIGHMVGPVIFDTVKRYLTYVDYEVTFVINITDVDDKLIVRANENGTTVEALAKEMTQDYYDNLKTMGVESVDLFPHATEHIQEMLDIISNLIEKDAAYPLEGDVYFSVDADEDYGKLSRRNVQEMMAGTRVEANDRKRNPADFALWKKSKPGEPAWESPWGPGRPGWHIECSAMSMKYLGETLDIHGGGLDLMFPHHENELAQSESCTGKPFARYWLHNGLMQASGAPGKVGGGHDRHGDATDQAAQEANKLAGSKGAASVKELFAVHQPETVRFFLLATHYRSPIDFGDERIAETGKGLDSFYRLFEAYERISGQSFYDIQAPTKRESTTPLKGGPPELFEELEQLRRRFLDAMDDDFNTGGAIGTLFEMRKAINGFINANKLADGGANEESIATLTTALTMLKELANLLGVFIKPLEKIGGGADDEFAAALMDLILDIRGEARETKNWGVADKIRDSLAALNVVVEDRPDGVQWSRS, from the coding sequence ATGACACTGCGCGTTTACAATACGTTGACCCGTCAAAAAGAAGATTTCCAAACCGTCGTGCCCGGCAAGGTGGGCATGTATTTGTGTGGGCCGACGGTCTATAAACCGGCGCACATCGGGCACATGGTCGGGCCGGTGATTTTCGACACGGTCAAACGCTATTTGACCTACGTCGATTATGAAGTCACCTTTGTGATCAACATCACCGACGTCGACGATAAGTTGATCGTGCGGGCAAATGAAAACGGTACAACCGTCGAAGCCCTCGCCAAAGAGATGACACAAGACTATTACGACAACCTCAAGACGATGGGCGTCGAATCGGTCGATCTGTTTCCGCACGCGACGGAGCACATTCAGGAGATGTTGGACATCATCTCCAACTTGATCGAAAAAGATGCTGCTTATCCGCTGGAAGGAGATGTCTATTTCTCGGTCGATGCGGATGAGGATTACGGCAAGTTGAGCCGCCGCAACGTCCAGGAAATGATGGCCGGCACCCGCGTCGAAGCCAACGATCGCAAACGCAATCCCGCCGATTTCGCCTTGTGGAAAAAATCAAAGCCGGGCGAGCCCGCTTGGGAAAGTCCCTGGGGACCGGGACGACCGGGATGGCATATCGAATGCTCGGCGATGAGCATGAAGTATTTGGGCGAGACGCTCGACATTCATGGCGGCGGTTTGGACTTGATGTTCCCGCACCACGAAAACGAATTGGCTCAATCCGAAAGCTGTACCGGCAAGCCCTTTGCCCGCTATTGGCTACACAACGGTCTGATGCAGGCCAGCGGTGCTCCAGGGAAAGTCGGCGGCGGACATGATCGGCACGGTGATGCCACCGACCAAGCGGCGCAAGAAGCCAATAAACTCGCCGGGTCCAAAGGGGCTGCTTCGGTGAAAGAATTATTCGCCGTGCACCAGCCGGAAACGGTCCGCTTCTTCCTCTTGGCAACGCACTATCGCAGCCCGATCGATTTCGGCGATGAACGGATTGCCGAAACCGGCAAGGGACTCGATAGCTTCTATCGGTTATTTGAAGCTTACGAGCGAATCAGCGGACAAAGCTTTTATGACATCCAAGCTCCGACGAAACGGGAATCGACCACGCCTCTGAAGGGGGGGCCGCCCGAGTTGTTCGAAGAACTCGAACAGTTGCGTCGCCGGTTCTTGGATGCGATGGATGACGATTTCAATACCGGCGGCGCCATTGGCACGTTGTTTGAAATGCGCAAAGCCATCAACGGATTTATCAATGCCAACAAACTGGCCGACGGCGGCGCAAATGAAGAGTCAATCGCCACGCTGACCACCGCACTGACCATGCTCAAGGAATTGGCCAACCTGCTCGGCGTGTTTATCAAACCGCTGGAAAAAATTGGTGGCGGCGCGGACGACGAATTCGCTGCTGCTTTGATGGACTTGATCCTCGACATTCGTGGCGAAGCGCGTGAAACCAAAAACTGGGGTGTCGCTGACAAAATCCGTGACAGCCTGGCGGCACTGAACGTTGTTGTGGAGGACCGGCCTGACGGTGTGCAATGGAGTCGGTCATAA
- the ruvC gene encoding crossover junction endodeoxyribonuclease RuvC — MDGVPTHTIPQLGERYVGIDPGLHRTGYAVLERGRREPRLLEGGVISSTVENSLHKRVHELSVGLQEVLDEFQPGCMAIEQIFSTGKYPKPALLMAHARGAILLAAAERNMQVVHYTPTQIKRLLTGSGRASKEQMQHAIKNELRLEAIPEPNDVADASAVALCHYYSSRITNINALT, encoded by the coding sequence ATGGATGGTGTTCCGACTCATACGATTCCGCAACTGGGCGAGCGGTATGTGGGGATTGATCCTGGACTGCATCGCACGGGTTATGCGGTGCTGGAACGTGGGCGCCGTGAACCCCGCTTGCTTGAGGGGGGCGTGATTTCCTCGACAGTCGAGAACTCGCTGCACAAACGCGTGCACGAGTTGAGTGTCGGCTTGCAAGAAGTGCTTGATGAGTTCCAGCCTGGTTGCATGGCGATCGAGCAGATTTTTTCCACCGGCAAATATCCCAAACCGGCGCTGTTGATGGCTCACGCGCGCGGTGCGATATTGTTGGCAGCTGCCGAGCGGAACATGCAGGTCGTGCACTACACACCGACACAGATCAAACGTCTGCTCACCGGCAGTGGACGGGCCTCGAAGGAACAGATGCAGCACGCCATCAAAAACGAGTTGCGTCTGGAGGCGATTCCCGAACCCAACGACGTCGCCGATGCCTCAGCGGTGGCCCTGTGTCATTACTACAGTAGCCGCATCACAAACATCAACGCGCTGACGTAA
- a CDS encoding TrmH family RNA methyltransferase: MPKAANGRTRDAVRDLPILASPVPEHPLDAQMTAERVARYRQVLLRRTGRIAVVVEDCHDPHNATAVTRTCDAFGINRLHVIVGETPYRVNRRVSGGSHHHVDIRTHVNIEEAYAELRRDGFKIAVSGLSDDALPGPQHLLPVLESQPLALVFGNEHTGASEFADSQADMRFLIPMVGFAQSLNVSVSAAITLYTLRQEALTNAAKGDLSDKDQRQLYDEWVRRYRGEAGEKYLRRLGRGNEPLDVYHP; the protein is encoded by the coding sequence ATGCCCAAAGCCGCCAATGGCCGCACGCGCGATGCGGTTCGCGACTTGCCGATTTTGGCCAGCCCCGTCCCTGAACATCCACTCGATGCGCAGATGACCGCAGAACGGGTCGCGCGGTATCGCCAAGTGCTATTGCGACGGACCGGACGAATCGCGGTCGTCGTTGAGGACTGCCACGATCCGCACAATGCCACAGCTGTCACGCGAACCTGTGACGCATTTGGCATCAACCGACTGCATGTCATCGTGGGTGAGACACCCTACCGTGTGAATCGTCGCGTCAGCGGTGGCTCGCATCATCATGTTGATATCCGCACGCACGTAAATATCGAAGAGGCGTATGCGGAGTTGCGCCGCGACGGTTTCAAAATTGCAGTCAGCGGGCTCTCAGACGATGCCTTGCCGGGGCCGCAACATCTCTTGCCTGTCTTGGAGTCGCAACCATTGGCGTTGGTATTCGGCAACGAACATACCGGCGCGAGCGAGTTCGCCGATTCGCAGGCGGATATGCGTTTTCTGATCCCCATGGTCGGATTCGCGCAAAGCCTCAACGTCTCCGTCTCCGCGGCGATTACGCTCTATACACTGCGGCAAGAAGCATTGACGAACGCCGCCAAAGGGGATCTCAGTGACAAAGACCAACGACAGTTGTACGACGAATGGGTCCGACGGTATCGTGGAGAAGCGGGCGAGAAATACCTCCGCCGCCTGGGGCGCGGGAACGAGCCGCTGGATGTCTATCACCCATAA
- the glnA gene encoding type I glutamate--ammonia ligase, protein MTPREVLALCREREIKAVDLRFMDFPGMQKHFTVPMQALTEESFEDGFGFDGSSIRGWKAINEADMLLIPVPESAMVDPFMQSTLALYCNIHDPVTGEEYAKDPRNVARKAENYMKSTGLADAAFFGIEAEFFLFDGVRFEQNEHEGYYHIDSSEGQWNRGREGAAGNAGYSIRYKEGYFPVPPADTLQDIRTEMMLTLMDCGVEVESQHHEVASGGQCEIDMKYQPLVNMADNLLLYKYVVKNVAARHGKTATFMPKPIWNDNGSGMHIHLSLWKNDEPLFAGSGYAGLSPVAMYAMGGILKHAPALLAFCSPTTNSYKRLVPGFEAPVNLAYSSQNRSAAIRIPVYSPSPAKKRFEFRCPDPSSNGYLAVSAMLMAALDGIQNKIDPGPPLDKDIYDMQADELETVAKTPRSLEESLNALRDDHEFLLRGDVFTEDVIDTWIWYKTEHEVEALRARPHPFEFAMYYDV, encoded by the coding sequence ATGACCCCACGTGAAGTTCTCGCGCTCTGCCGCGAACGGGAAATCAAAGCTGTCGATCTGCGGTTCATGGATTTTCCAGGAATGCAAAAGCACTTTACCGTGCCGATGCAAGCGCTCACGGAGGAGAGCTTCGAGGATGGATTCGGTTTCGATGGTTCGTCAATCCGCGGTTGGAAGGCGATCAACGAAGCGGACATGCTGTTGATCCCCGTGCCGGAATCGGCGATGGTCGATCCGTTCATGCAAAGTACGTTGGCGCTGTATTGTAACATTCACGATCCCGTCACAGGCGAGGAATATGCCAAGGATCCCCGCAACGTGGCCCGCAAAGCCGAAAATTACATGAAGTCGACCGGTCTGGCCGACGCCGCGTTTTTTGGCATTGAAGCGGAGTTCTTTTTGTTCGACGGCGTGCGATTTGAGCAAAACGAACATGAAGGCTATTATCACATCGACAGTAGCGAAGGCCAATGGAATCGCGGCCGCGAGGGAGCAGCAGGCAATGCGGGTTATAGTATTCGCTACAAGGAAGGTTACTTTCCTGTCCCACCGGCGGATACGCTGCAGGACATCCGTACCGAGATGATGCTGACGTTGATGGATTGCGGTGTCGAGGTCGAGTCGCAGCACCATGAAGTCGCTTCCGGTGGGCAGTGCGAAATCGACATGAAATATCAGCCGCTGGTCAATATGGCGGACAATCTGCTGTTGTATAAATACGTCGTTAAAAACGTCGCAGCGCGGCATGGCAAGACAGCGACCTTTATGCCCAAACCAATCTGGAACGACAATGGGTCGGGCATGCACATTCATCTCTCGTTATGGAAAAATGACGAACCCCTCTTTGCCGGCAGCGGCTATGCGGGCTTAAGCCCCGTGGCGATGTATGCGATGGGGGGGATTTTGAAACATGCTCCGGCATTGTTGGCCTTTTGTTCTCCGACGACCAACAGCTACAAGCGGCTGGTGCCGGGGTTTGAGGCCCCGGTGAATTTGGCTTACAGCAGTCAAAACCGTTCGGCAGCGATCCGCATTCCGGTTTATAGTCCCAGTCCAGCCAAAAAGCGTTTTGAATTCCGTTGCCCCGATCCTTCCTCCAATGGCTATCTGGCGGTTTCGGCCATGTTGATGGCGGCCTTGGACGGGATCCAGAACAAGATCGATCCTGGTCCGCCATTGGATAAGGATATCTACGACATGCAGGCGGATGAGCTGGAGACGGTCGCCAAGACGCCGCGCTCTTTGGAAGAGTCATTGAATGCGTTGCGGGATGACCACGAATTCCTGTTGCGCGGCGATGTGTTCACTGAGGATGTTATTGACACGTGGATTTGGTACAAAACAGAACATGAGGTGGAGGCGCTCCGCGCCCGACCCCATCCATTTGAATTCGCCATGTACTACGACGTGTGA
- a CDS encoding DNA polymerase ligase N-terminal domain-containing protein, with protein sequence MPNFKAKFVVLVHDWPELHWDLMLEKQASLRTFRLSHPPDHPSAVVAEPLPDHRKVYLDYEGEVSSNRGTVTRWDVGAYELLSETDLRIEFRLESERLTGTAVLSRETDDDDWTFAFTSAS encoded by the coding sequence ATGCCTAATTTTAAGGCAAAATTTGTGGTGCTCGTGCATGATTGGCCCGAATTGCACTGGGACCTCATGCTCGAAAAACAGGCATCTCTGCGCACTTTCCGGCTCTCCCACCCGCCCGATCACCCCAGTGCAGTCGTCGCGGAACCACTCCCGGATCACCGGAAAGTATACCTGGACTACGAAGGCGAGGTCAGCAGCAACCGAGGAACCGTCACCCGCTGGGACGTGGGTGCATACGAATTGCTGTCCGAAACGGATCTGCGAATCGAATTCCGCTTGGAGTCTGAGCGCTTGACCGGCACGGCGGTGTTGTCGCGGGAGACGGATGATGACGACTGGACGTTCGCCTTTACGTCCGCCTCGTGA
- a CDS encoding SHOCT domain-containing protein, with product MRPALLCGALLLLNLLIGCLALTIGEKTTVVPSVGEQLTHLKAAFDSGALTDAEYTSQKMALLNKSTELNESPTQLATFETESAE from the coding sequence ATGCGTCCTGCCTTGCTGTGCGGAGCGTTGTTGCTGTTGAATTTGCTGATCGGTTGCTTGGCCTTAACGATCGGCGAAAAGACAACCGTCGTTCCCTCGGTCGGCGAGCAATTGACGCATCTCAAAGCGGCCTTTGACTCCGGTGCGCTGACCGATGCGGAATATACGTCGCAAAAAATGGCCCTGCTCAACAAGTCCACGGAGCTGAACGAATCGCCGACCCAACTGGCGACGTTCGAAACCGAATCGGCCGAGTAG
- a CDS encoding GntR family transcriptional regulator: MIIDPKSHVPIYKQIASQILQAIDAGIYRADEMLPSLRALAGEIRVNPNTVQRAYDELERAGFVYSKRGVGLFVAGGQTASARGAAERKVVKLLCTAIRAGHTAELPPDRIRMLFENALSQSLDQPGNPIKS, translated from the coding sequence GTGATTATCGATCCCAAAAGCCACGTTCCCATCTATAAACAAATTGCATCGCAAATCCTGCAAGCGATCGACGCGGGAATCTATCGCGCGGACGAAATGCTGCCGTCGCTGCGGGCTTTGGCGGGGGAGATTCGCGTCAATCCCAACACCGTACAGCGGGCCTACGACGAACTTGAGCGTGCGGGGTTTGTTTATTCGAAACGAGGGGTCGGTTTGTTCGTGGCTGGCGGACAGACCGCGTCCGCGCGGGGCGCGGCGGAACGGAAAGTCGTGAAACTGCTGTGCACTGCGATTCGTGCCGGACATACAGCCGAATTGCCGCCCGACCGGATTCGGATGCTCTTTGAGAACGCTCTCAGCCAATCCTTGGACCAGCCAGGAAATCCAATCAAATCATGA
- a CDS encoding ABC transporter ATP-binding protein, producing the protein MINQTEAAIQLQGLTKRYGKTTAVEDLSLVIPRGSTFGLLGPNGAGKSSTIKMLMGMLSIDAGTATVLGINVADSPSAMKQRVGYVPELHHIYRWMTVRKVIGFVKSFYPSWNDELCDELLDLFELPIDRKVAQLSKGMVAKLSLLLAMSHEPELLVLDEPMSGLDPLVREEFLDGVLRTICRGDSTVLFSSHSIDDVQRLADDVGIMYHGRLLVNRPLDDLLGSTKRVRAVLRDGCLPQHLPEGTIWQSVQRREWSLTVAGFSTDVLTQLRAENSVEVVDVADLCLEDLFKDYVKGAKTTI; encoded by the coding sequence ATGATCAATCAAACCGAAGCAGCCATCCAACTGCAAGGCCTGACAAAGCGGTACGGCAAGACGACCGCCGTCGAAGACCTGAGCCTCGTCATCCCCCGTGGCAGCACGTTCGGCCTGCTGGGGCCAAATGGAGCGGGTAAAAGTTCCACCATCAAAATGTTGATGGGCATGCTCTCGATTGATGCCGGAACGGCGACTGTGTTGGGAATCAACGTGGCGGATTCTCCGTCCGCCATGAAACAACGCGTCGGCTACGTCCCGGAATTACACCACATCTATCGCTGGATGACGGTTCGTAAAGTCATTGGTTTCGTAAAGTCGTTTTATCCGTCCTGGAACGACGAATTGTGCGACGAGCTATTGGATCTATTTGAGCTGCCGATCGATAGAAAAGTCGCCCAGTTATCTAAGGGCATGGTCGCCAAATTGTCGTTGTTGTTGGCGATGTCCCACGAACCGGAGTTGCTCGTGTTGGACGAACCGATGTCTGGGTTGGATCCCCTGGTTCGCGAGGAGTTTTTGGATGGCGTACTACGGACCATTTGCCGCGGCGATAGTACCGTGCTGTTTTCCAGCCATTCAATCGACGATGTACAACGTCTGGCCGATGATGTGGGCATCATGTATCACGGCCGATTACTCGTGAATCGCCCGTTGGATGATTTGCTGGGTTCGACGAAACGGGTCCGCGCGGTGCTGCGCGACGGCTGCCTGCCGCAGCATTTACCCGAGGGAACAATTTGGCAAAGCGTGCAACGGCGCGAATGGTCATTGACCGTCGCAGGGTTCTCGACAGATGTCCTCACCCAATTGCGGGCGGAAAACTCGGTCGAAGTGGTCGACGTCGCCGACCTCTGTTTGGAGGATTTGTTCAAGGATTATGTCAAAGGAGCGAAGACAACGATATGA
- a CDS encoding ABC transporter permease — MKALFWKDVRINRLPLIAGLFSLVAPYVLVALVPNAGSPTSFWPRILMSGGSLGFAGFYISMALLGGNIIATERADRSAEFLAYLPPSKRQILVSKGILLFGVAAIMIGWNLTAIGVGIFLKSDMEWAGRFYEFLWTMGAVGAFGIAAAGTGWCASSMLSSNGGPVGLGLLVPLVIAIGISVSNMLMGVPSDAWFPQTIWAACSLVGVASFIVGCVYYLRRVEP, encoded by the coding sequence ATGAAGGCATTATTCTGGAAAGACGTGCGCATTAACCGCCTGCCGCTGATCGCGGGACTGTTTTCTCTTGTGGCCCCATATGTGCTTGTCGCTCTCGTACCGAATGCGGGTTCGCCGACGTCGTTTTGGCCACGCATTCTGATGTCGGGAGGCTCTCTCGGCTTCGCTGGTTTTTACATCAGCATGGCACTGCTGGGTGGTAATATCATTGCCACGGAACGCGCAGACCGTTCCGCGGAATTTCTCGCTTACCTGCCTCCCTCTAAGCGGCAAATTCTCGTCAGTAAGGGAATCTTGTTGTTCGGGGTGGCGGCGATCATGATTGGCTGGAATCTGACAGCGATTGGAGTGGGGATCTTTCTGAAAAGTGACATGGAATGGGCAGGAAGATTCTATGAATTCTTATGGACAATGGGGGCAGTGGGGGCATTCGGAATTGCGGCGGCCGGCACGGGGTGGTGCGCGTCTTCAATGCTTTCGAGTAACGGCGGACCGGTAGGGCTGGGGCTACTGGTCCCATTGGTCATTGCCATCGGGATAAGCGTATCGAACATGCTAATGGGGGTTCCTAGCGATGCTTGGTTCCCTCAGACAATCTGGGCCGCCTGCAGTTTGGTGGGGGTGGCGTCGTTTATCGTCGGCTGCGTGTATTATTTGCGCCGTGTCGAGCCTTGA
- a CDS encoding glucose 1-dehydrogenase: MKAIAVRPGQANSVHMAELPKPAVADVPDGRGVLVRVLKIGVDATDREINDALYGASPPGYDFLVLGHESFGIVEEVGPAVKHVQPGDYVTCTVRRPGGSIFDQIGRSDITSEEVYYERGINLLHGYLTEYFVDDAEFIVRVPVGLKHLHVLAEPMSCAAKAVEQAFEAQKRLQVWKPERAFVTGAGQIGLLATLILRLRGMEVYTIARSGKPSLKAEIAEAYGATYVSTREISLKELVEQVGKPDLIIEATGSSQVAFEAMEVLGHNGAIVWTSITGGQRNIQIPSDHVNLNWVLGNKLLLGSVNANYRHFESGIADMALGEVTYPGVTERILTNPVDGLENYAEMMRLLVEEKSALKVYVNVAEG; encoded by the coding sequence ATGAAAGCCATCGCCGTACGTCCTGGTCAAGCCAATAGTGTTCACATGGCCGAGTTGCCCAAGCCTGCTGTCGCGGATGTTCCCGACGGGCGGGGGGTGTTAGTCCGTGTGCTGAAAATTGGCGTCGATGCCACTGACCGAGAAATCAACGACGCCCTGTATGGTGCCTCGCCGCCAGGATACGACTTTTTGGTGCTCGGGCACGAATCGTTCGGCATTGTTGAAGAAGTCGGCCCGGCCGTCAAACATGTGCAGCCGGGCGATTATGTGACCTGCACGGTGCGGCGTCCCGGTGGCTCAATCTTCGATCAAATTGGCCGTAGCGACATCACCAGCGAAGAGGTCTACTACGAGCGGGGCATTAACCTGCTGCACGGTTATCTGACCGAATACTTCGTCGACGACGCGGAATTCATCGTCCGCGTCCCGGTCGGGCTTAAGCACCTGCACGTACTGGCCGAACCGATGAGCTGCGCCGCCAAGGCGGTCGAGCAGGCATTCGAAGCGCAAAAGCGATTGCAGGTCTGGAAACCAGAGCGGGCATTCGTCACCGGTGCCGGGCAAATCGGCCTGTTGGCCACATTGATCCTGCGACTGCGGGGCATGGAAGTCTACACAATCGCCCGCAGCGGCAAGCCCAGCCTGAAAGCCGAAATCGCCGAAGCCTACGGCGCGACCTACGTCAGCACCCGCGAGATATCGCTCAAGGAGTTGGTCGAACAGGTCGGCAAGCCGGACTTAATCATCGAAGCCACCGGCAGCAGCCAAGTCGCCTTTGAAGCAATGGAAGTCCTCGGCCACAACGGCGCGATCGTCTGGACCAGCATCACCGGCGGCCAACGCAACATCCAAATCCCCTCCGACCACGTAAACCTCAACTGGGTATTAGGCAACAAACTACTGTTGGGCTCAGTGAACGCCAACTACCGCCACTTCGAATCGGGCATCGCCGACATGGCCCTGGGCGAAGTCACCTACCCCGGCGTCACGGAGCGCATCCTAACCAACCCGGTCGATGGTTTGGAGAACTACGCCGAGATGATGCGGTTGCTGGTGGAAGAGAAATCAGCGCTGAAGGTGTACGTCAACGTCGCCGAAGGCTAA